The Caulobacter vibrioides sequence GAAGACCTGCTGGTCGAGTTCGTGTCGGGCATGAGCTCCACCGGCGCGATCATGGGCTCGTACGAACAGACCCAGCGCCTGCTGGCCTCGTTCATGCCGGCCGACAAGGTCGACGCCCTGATGGAAGAAATCCGCGGTCCTGCGGGTCGAACCATGTGGGACAAGCTGGGCAACGTGAACGAAGCGGTGCTCGCCAACTATCTGAAGAACGAATACCCGCAGACCGTCGCCGTCGTCCTGTCCAAGGTGAAGAGCGACCACGCCGCGCGTGTGCTGGCCTGCCTGCCCGAAGACTTCGCTCTGGAATGCGTCACCCGCATGCTGCGCATGGAGCCGGTGCAGCGCGAAATCCTCGACAAGATCGAGATGACGCTGCGCACTGAGTTCATGTCGAACCTGGCGCGGACGTCCAAGCGCGACAGCCACGAGATGATGGCCGAGATCTTCAACAACTTCGACCGTCAGACCGAGGCCCGCTTCATCGCCGCCCTGGAAGAGCGCAACCGCGAAGCCGCCGAGCGCATCCGCGCCCTGATGTTCGTGTTCGAGGACCTGTCGAAGCTGGACCCGGGCGGCATCCAGACCCTGCTGCGCGGCACGCCCAAGGAACAGCTGGCCCTGGCCCTCAAGGGCGCCTCGGACAAGCTGCGCGACATGTTCTTCTCCAACATGTCCGAGCGCGCGGCCAAGATCATGCGCGAGGACATGGACAGCATGGGCCCCGTGCGCCTGAAGGACGTCGACGCCGCTCAGGTGGGCATGGTGCAGGTGGCCAAGGATCTCGCCGCCAAGGGCGAGATCATGCTGGCCGGCTCGGGCGCCGACGACGAGCTGATCTACTGAGGGGCATGCGATGACCGACACCCCTCACCGCAAGTTCGCTTTCGACACCGTCTTCGACGACCACGGGGGCGTGGCCTACACCGCGCCGCGCGTGAAGAAGAGCTTCACGCCCGAGGAGGTCGAGGCCGTCAAGGCGCAGGCCTACGCCGAGGGCGAGCGCTCGGCCCTGGTCCGCACCGAGCAGGAGGCCGCCCACGCCCTGGCCGAGGTGGCCCAGGCCGTGCAGCAGGCGTTCGAGACCCTGGCCCACGTGGCCCACGAGCACCGCGAAGGCTCGGCGATGCTGGCCCTGGCCTGTGGTCGCAAGATCGCCGACGCGGCCCTGACCCATTTCCCCGAGGCCCCGGTCACCGCGGCGCTGGAGGCCCTGGCCCGCGAGGTCGAGGCCCAGCCCCGGATCTTCGTGCGCGTCTCGCCCGAGCTTGAGGAGCGCACCCAGCAGGCGCTGGAGACCGTCGCCGCGCAGATCGGCTTCCAGGGCCAGATCGTCGCGCGCGCCGACGGCGCCATGGCCCCGGCGGCCTTCACTTTCGACTGGGGCGATGGCCGCGCGGCCTTCGACCCCGACGGCGCCGCCCAGCGCGTCGCCGAGGCGCTGGAGGCGGCGATCGCCGCCGAAGGCCTCCACGCCGAACCCCTGTTTACCTAGGAAGGCTGACGAACGATGGCCGAAGACAATCTCCCGCTCGACGAATTCGGAGGCGCCATGCTGGCCTCCGAGGCTCCGATCGAGATCAGCGACAAGACCGCTGCGGACCTGGCGCCGGTCTTCGACGTTCCGGTCAACATCTCGGCCGTGCTGGGCCGCGCCCACATGTCCGTCGCGCAGCTGCTGCAGCTGGGCCAGGGCTCGATCCTGGAGCTGGACCGCAAGGTCGGCGAGGCGATCGACATCTACGTCAATAACCGCCTGGTCGCCCGGGGCGAGGTCGTCGTCGTCGACGAGCGCCTGGGCGTGACCATGACGGAAATCATCAAGGACGGCGACCAGGGCTAAGGCCCGGTGGTCGTTCGAGAGGGAGAGTAAGAGATGCGGCTTCTGGTCGTCGGAAAACTGAACGGGCAGCTCTCGGTCGCCGTGAAGATGGCGATGAGCGCGGGCGCGAAGGTCTCGCACGTCGAAACGACGGAGCAGGCGACCAACGCGTTGCGGGCGGGGCAGGGCGC is a genomic window containing:
- the fliN gene encoding flagellar motor switch protein FliN, whose translation is MAEDNLPLDEFGGAMLASEAPIEISDKTAADLAPVFDVPVNISAVLGRAHMSVAQLLQLGQGSILELDRKVGEAIDIYVNNRLVARGEVVVVDERLGVTMTEIIKDGDQG
- the fliG gene encoding flagellar motor switch protein FliG codes for the protein MAMKVAVNDIKNLSGPEKAAIVLLALGEEHTKIWEALDDEEIKEVSQAMAGLGTVSASVVEDLLVEFVSGMSSTGAIMGSYEQTQRLLASFMPADKVDALMEEIRGPAGRTMWDKLGNVNEAVLANYLKNEYPQTVAVVLSKVKSDHAARVLACLPEDFALECVTRMLRMEPVQREILDKIEMTLRTEFMSNLARTSKRDSHEMMAEIFNNFDRQTEARFIAALEERNREAAERIRALMFVFEDLSKLDPGGIQTLLRGTPKEQLALALKGASDKLRDMFFSNMSERAAKIMREDMDSMGPVRLKDVDAAQVGMVQVAKDLAAKGEIMLAGSGADDELIY
- a CDS encoding flagellar assembly protein FliH → MTDTPHRKFAFDTVFDDHGGVAYTAPRVKKSFTPEEVEAVKAQAYAEGERSALVRTEQEAAHALAEVAQAVQQAFETLAHVAHEHREGSAMLALACGRKIADAALTHFPEAPVTAALEALAREVEAQPRIFVRVSPELEERTQQALETVAAQIGFQGQIVARADGAMAPAAFTFDWGDGRAAFDPDGAAQRVAEALEAAIAAEGLHAEPLFT